The Hymenobacter oligotrophus genome has a window encoding:
- a CDS encoding energy transducer TonB, translated as MKALLAALLLVGGASVAEAQSLPAVYLNEQNQEAVPDSATHYRVVEQQPENGLYPMREYALNGTLLLRGYLESLEPPKRSGLFTTYYPSGAKASQVNFQNDQPNGVYVAWYEDGKVQERGEYYNGERTGRWLSVHRNGQRRSTGMYHQNQPTGEWRYYYSSGQPAAVEQIGQEASAKLFNEDGTRHDGLVQRRQAPEFPGGEQALVEYLIQHTVYPKDARRKGITGKVYVTYTVGEDGRVGQVRVLRGLSPEADLEAKRVVESLPRFRPGREYNVPTSFTYTVPIYFAPQFNLFGGPKPPPTPPVEARANWE; from the coding sequence ATGAAAGCGTTGCTCGCTGCCTTGCTGCTTGTTGGTGGTGCCTCGGTTGCCGAGGCTCAAAGCCTGCCGGCCGTGTACCTGAACGAGCAAAACCAGGAAGCCGTGCCCGACAGTGCCACGCACTACCGCGTGGTGGAGCAACAACCCGAAAACGGCTTGTACCCCATGCGCGAGTATGCCCTGAACGGCACCTTGCTGCTACGGGGTTATCTGGAAAGCCTCGAGCCGCCCAAGCGCAGCGGCCTGTTCACGACATATTACCCGAGCGGTGCCAAAGCCAGCCAGGTTAATTTCCAGAACGACCAGCCCAACGGCGTGTACGTGGCCTGGTACGAAGACGGCAAAGTGCAGGAGCGCGGCGAGTACTACAATGGCGAGCGAACCGGCCGCTGGCTTAGCGTGCACCGCAACGGGCAACGGCGCTCTACGGGCATGTACCATCAAAACCAGCCCACCGGTGAGTGGCGCTACTACTACAGCTCGGGCCAACCAGCCGCGGTAGAGCAAATAGGGCAGGAGGCCAGCGCGAAGCTATTCAACGAAGACGGAACCCGCCACGACGGATTGGTGCAGCGCCGGCAGGCACCCGAGTTTCCGGGCGGCGAGCAGGCCCTGGTCGAATACCTCATTCAGCACACCGTGTACCCTAAAGACGCCCGCCGCAAAGGAATTACCGGCAAGGTGTACGTAACCTACACCGTGGGCGAAGACGGCCGCGTGGGCCAAGTGCGCGTGCTGCGTGGCCTCTCGCCCGAAGCCGACCTAGAAGCCAAGCGCGTGGTGGAAAGCCTGCCTAGGTTCCGGCCCGGCCGCGAGTACAACGTGCCCACCAGCTTTACCTACACCGTACCCATTTACTTCGCGCCGCAGTTCAACTTGTTTGGTGGGCCCAAGCCCCCGCCCACGCCGCCCGTGGAGGCGCGCGCCAACTGGGAGTAA
- the trxA gene encoding thioredoxin — protein MGHKAIEITDANFDEIINSDKPVLVDFWAEWCGPCRMVGPVVEELAGEYEGRAVIGKVDVDANPQTSMKFGIRSIPTLLVFKNGQVVDKQVGAVPKHVLAQKLDAQVTA, from the coding sequence ATGGGACACAAAGCCATTGAAATCACCGACGCCAACTTCGACGAAATCATCAACTCCGATAAGCCTGTATTGGTAGACTTTTGGGCTGAATGGTGCGGCCCGTGCCGCATGGTAGGCCCGGTAGTTGAGGAATTGGCCGGTGAGTACGAAGGCCGCGCCGTAATTGGCAAAGTTGACGTAGACGCCAACCCGCAAACCTCGATGAAGTTCGGCATTCGCAGCATCCCTACGCTGCTGGTGTTCAAGAACGGCCAGGTAGTTGACAAGCAAGTAGGCGCCGTGCCGAAGCACGTGCTGGCCCAAAAGCTGGATGCGCAAGTAACCGCCTAA